The sequence CACTGGGCATAAAACATCAGAAAtatatgattgattggtaaacAAAACATAGCTGCATACACTTCGCACCGTGAGTGAAATGAAGAATGATTCCTAAGACGAGGAGAGCACAGCCCGCTGGGATCCAATGCTTCAGTCTGGCTGGATGACCCTGTTGTTGGAAACGTGAGAACAGTGAGGAAGAGTCTTGCATATGCTAACCAGGAAGCTCTAAGTATATCAAATTTGAGACTTGACCTTCATTTGTATAAGCACATGACCAAAATGTACTCCAATGATTGTGGAGAGAATTGCAGATATAGAGCTACAGGATGAAACAAATCGACATAAATATAAAGTTCTAAAAAGTTTCTCAAGGGCTTAATCTCTGAGCTGTAGTTGAACAACACCAAAACCAGTTCAGTACGCAATGGTTAAAGTCCAACAATGGAAAGGGTTATATTTACCTTACAATTCCTTCAGGTTCAAAAGGAGCATGGCACCATGATGGAGCGTCATGTCGAAATGGTCCTGCATATGGGGAATTCTCAGTGCAAGCCTGCAGCAGTTTGGAGTAAAGAAGGTTAAACGTTTACAACTGACACTGATATATGCTCTTCATCAGaaaatcatataaatataaatatatatattatatatatatatatatatatataagattaAACTACATACTTTAGATCTTTTCCAAGCTGGACGCGGATACATGTGATTGATTCCCAACACTTCTCTATCAATATATCCTACTGCATTACAAGGAGGATCTAGTTTTCCTCTCAAGCCACAAGTTACCTATTGACAAGAAATCCTTGTAGATAAATGAATAATGCCACTGAAAAGAATTCTCAAACACAGAATATATTGTAGCTTCAAACACATTCAAATTTTCCTTACCCGGCAATTCTTACAAAGATTTTAACAGATTCATATCATTTAGTAGAAGTATGAAATCTGAGAACTGGAGGCTTACAGTGAAACTTTTCCCATAATCAAAACGCTCTCTGTCAAGGACAGTAAATTGCCAATCAGGAACATATGTCCCATAAATTACAGCAAAGTAAATAGTGAGAACACATGCTGCCACCAGCCTGGAAATTTTGAATGGAGAATTCATTCATAATTGTTTCCTAAATATGAAAGAACTATaacaaatagagaaaaaaaccATAGCATCatagaaataaaagaattacCAATGCCAATAGTATAATTTGAATATGGAGAACCTGCTGGGTGCCATATTTTTGGTTTGTGCACCTCTGGAGAAAATTTCTATCAAAGCCACTACCAGATATGCAAGAGCAATTCTCTACAAAGGGTAACATGAATTACTACAAGTTGCAGTGCATCATAAAACTAAACTATGTAATCAACATCAACAACACGTAAATGCATAGAATTATCAAAATTACCTGGAGAATCCCACACCATCTTATTTCTTTCATGTCAACACCATATGTTAATTTGTCAGGATCATGTGAGAAACCTCCTTCACAACATATTGAAGGCATGTCAACATGAGAGTATCAAAGTAAGGTCTGGACCCTTATTGCTTTTATGTCCTTGAATAGTAACAGATTATTATGAAAACATGTTGATATGTAGACTTTTGGTTATTATTCTGAGACCCTTAACTTGTCAATGACCTCTAAGCCTCATTAGTAAAAGAAACTTAAGTTCCTAGCAGTCCATCCACATGTTAGAGCCTTGTAGGAACTGTTAAAGAATTaatcaagtcaaccgttgacaTTTTAACTCTTTAACAGGAACCATCTAAGCTAATATCTGCAGACTGCAGCCATGCCAGTCAAGTCTCTTCAACAATAGTGGCATTCAAGGCATTCCGAAATAACTTTCTAATTTCAAGTGTGATGTAAAGTGATGCATCATACAAAGAGCAACAGTTGAATCACAATAAACAATGCAGTGTTAAGCAATTAAGATTTTGATgagaaatgtttttttttcccttatttaGCTATGCCAGATTTCCTCACCCCCTCAGCTGGGGGAAAATGGAACAAAACTACATCATATTATTTGAGTTTCTTTCACATAAGACTAGAAACTGAAAGCAAATGAAATCAATAAAGGGAATACATAATAGTCCCTAGTTTATATGTCTTTTTCTCTTGAAGGCCAAAAATGTAAGAAAAGTAGGAGTCAAAATGAACCCAACAAAcaaatatattcaatataAGGTTTCAAGGACAGTGACCTTGTAATAGGAGACCCCAGAACAGAAGCTTGAGAGTTCTAAGAATCACCCTCTTGACAGCTAAAAGTTGGTCTGGTATTCTCTATAAGAAGAAAGGTCATTAATTCAAATTTGTACTGTAATATTATGCTACCATTTTGTTgaataagaaggaaaaattgaaaaacagagaaaggaAAGCAAACCAACCTTGAGAGAAAGTGCAATGGCCATGCCCACAATGAACAAGAAGAATGGCATTACAAAGTCAGCAAGGTTGCAGCCATTCCATGGCGCATGCCCAATCACAGGCCACTCTCCACCAGCATCGTCAACCAAAATCATCAGCTGCATCATCAAGAAGAAAACTATGCCAAGTCAAAAATTCGTAAACGCTAACAAAAGTCTCGTTTCCTCCCGACAAGAACCTCAAAAACGTTGTTTCTGTTTACGGTTTTGACACTGAATTGAAGCAACAAAAGTAAACTATAGAGTGAACTTGTTTGAGTTACCGAAACAGTGAGGCCACGAAAGATGTCGAGGGAAGCGACACGTTTCGGCTTGGAAGGCTTGTGGTCCGAAATATCGGGTTCCGACACGTTGAGATGTTGGTGGTGAGTGGTCGTATCGGCTTTGATTTCGGCCATTTTGTGACGTCAACGGTGTTTGAGCTTTGATGATAAGGGTGAGCTATTCAGTTCAGCTAAAAGCTAAGCTAAGCTACttgtaaaatatattatataactAAACTCAGAGTCCACTCTCAGATAGTGATGACTGACTGACTGATTGCATGGATATTTGTCAATTTGCAATTACCCCTCTAGAGGATTGAATGAATCattgaaatataaaatatatcatatcctcaataaatatatcaaaataacaaacaacCCATAGCGTAGTAATTTCGAGTGGGGGAATGCTAGCATCTGTGTGTTATGTGTATACTGCCCCTctcctattttattttttggaaaagaCCCGTGAGGTCAGAACATAACTGTTATGGATAAACATAAAAGacaaatattttgtttcataTTATGATTTCAGTTTTTCTATTATTCTTCCagcaataaaagaaaaccatgtttttATACTGAAAAT comes from Prunus dulcis chromosome 6, ALMONDv2, whole genome shotgun sequence and encodes:
- the LOC117629758 gene encoding heparan-alpha-glucosaminide N-acetyltransferase isoform X1, with the translated sequence MAEIKADTTTHHQHLNVSEPDISDHKPSKPKRVASLDIFRGLTVSLMILVDDAGGEWPVIGHAPWNGCNLADFVMPFFLFIVGMAIALSLKRIPDQLLAVKRVILRTLKLLFWGLLLQGGFSHDPDKLTYGVDMKEIRWCGILQRIALAYLVVALIEIFSRGAQTKNMAPSRFSIFKLYYWHWLVAACVLTIYFAVIYGTYVPDWQFTVLDRERFDYGKSFTVTCGLRGKLDPPCNAVGYIDREVLGINHMYPRPAWKRSKACTENSPYAGPFRHDAPSWCHAPFEPEGIVSSISAILSTIIGVHFGHVLIQMKGHPARLKHWIPAGCALLVLGIILHFTHAIPSNKQLYTFSYVCITSGAAALVFSAFYILVDIWGIKYLFLPLEWIGMNAMLVYVMAAEGIFAGFINRWYYEDPHNTLIYWIQKHIFVGVWHSRRVGILLYVLFAEILFWGIVAGILHRLGIYWKL
- the LOC117629758 gene encoding heparan-alpha-glucosaminide N-acetyltransferase isoform X2, which produces MAEIKADTTTHHQHLNVSEPDISDHKPSKPKRVASLDIFRGLTVSLMILVDDAGGEWPVIGHAPWNGCNLADFVMPFFLFIVGMAIALSLKRIPDQLLAVKRVILRTLKLLFWGLLLQGGFSHDPDKLTYGVDMKEIRWCGILQRIALAYLVVALIEIFSRGAQTKNMAPSRFSIFKLYYWHWLVAACVLTIYFAVIYGTYVPDWQFTVLDRERFDYGKSFTVTCGLRGKLDPPCNAVGYIDREVLGINHMYPRPAWKRSKACTENSPYAGPFRHDAPSWCHAPFEPEGIVSSISAILSTIIGVHFGHVLIQMKGHPARLKHWIPAGCALLVLGIILHFTHAIPSNKQLYTFSYVCITSGAAALVFSAFYILVDIWGIKYLFLPLEWIGMNAMLVYVMAAEGIFAGFINRWYYEDPHNTLFELTCGMGRYIGFKSTFSWGFGIRGE
- the LOC117629758 gene encoding heparan-alpha-glucosaminide N-acetyltransferase isoform X3; its protein translation is MAEIKADTTTHHQHLNVSEPDISDHKPSKPKRVASLDIFRGLTVSLMILVDDAGGEWPVIGHAPWNGCNLADFVMPFFLFIVGMAIALSLKRIPDQLLAVKRVILRTLKLLFWGLLLQGGFSHDPDKLTYGVDMKEIRWCGILQVTCGLRGKLDPPCNAVGYIDREVLGINHMYPRPAWKRSKACTENSPYAGPFRHDAPSWCHAPFEPEGIVSSISAILSTIIGVHFGHVLIQMKGHPARLKHWIPAGCALLVLGIILHFTHAIPSNKQLYTFSYVCITSGAAALVFSAFYILVDIWGIKYLFLPLEWIGMNAMLVYVMAAEGIFAGFINRWYYEDPHNTLIYWIQKHIFVGVWHSRRVGILLYVLFAEILFWGIVAGILHRLGIYWKL